The DNA segment CCACAGGTGGGCGTGTCACCAGCTAGACTGTCGCTAGACTAATCAGACGATTATCTACATTTCTGGTCTTGATAAGCCGAGCAACTTGCTATACGAATGGATTTTTATAAGTAAGCAGCTTTCTCAACCGCCGACTGCAGTTCACAAAAGATACGCTTCGAGTTGAATGCAGGCTAAAAGCAGCTTTAATCAGAGAGCCAgcttatacaaatttatgcacACGCGCAAATGTCGCAAATTGAAGTTGATGTTGAAGTTGGCACCACGACAAAGGTTCAATGGCATGCCAAAATTAATGCAAcgctttacttttttgttaaaGTATCATTTGCGGTTGATGCACTTTAGTAACTAACCGAACTGAAGAAGATGGTCATAATGAAgaagttattattatcgaCTTAAGTTCTTTTTGGTGGACAATCTTGTAATTTAATAGCAACTTCTGCTGCACCCAAAATGATtctcaaatcaaattaatgtgGCGCATTATTGAGGTCAAATATTGACAGTTGAGTTGTTCAGTTAATGGCTTTTATCGCATCATTAATAAACGATAATAAATACACCTTATCTTCTCACTTGAGAGCCgtgtaataaaaacaacgTATTACATCAgtttttacaacaaatatcCAATAatgcgtttcgtttcgctttgATTAGTTATTGGTTAAGTTATCAGTTTGTtgtctctcctctctctcaaTTGGGTTGACAATCCGGTTCCGGACTTTATTGCGAATTGGTTTCAAGCGGTTACGATTtcggttttttggtttttggttgtttattatttattgttttagtGCTAAATGCGAACTTCCGATTCTAgatcacaaaatatatactcaTCGAATGATTACTACGGCTCTAGAGTCTAGAGCCTAGGAATATTCCACACGCGCGCTTTTAGATGTCCGCTCACgatctttaaattaattcattattcaCATTTTGATAACAATTAGAACATGTGAGCAAGATCatcttcttttcttctttttgatAATCGCGCCAGACGTCTCGCAAATTAGTATCAGCATTTAGCAttagttaaaataaatttgaacgATTCTTAATTAAGctaaattaaagtatttcacATGTCATCATTATATCGCCATATAAtgacaattataataatgattagAGTGCAGTTTTTGAATAGATAAATATTTCGCACATTTTCGACAACGTCAGAAAAGTCTAGTAAATtggtatacaaaataaaagtaaaaagaaaaggaagaggaggaaaagaatataatttataaattgatgagataattaagcaaaaaatGTTACAATTTGAAGTAGATCATCAAGTTATTCAAcacaaatattgcatttttgctTTGGTGGCCAATTTCTTGAATCTAATCTTATGATATTTTTCTCTGTCTTATTTACAGACATGCTCTCATGTCGCCAAGTACTCAATCTGCTGACCATGCTCGGCTTTATGCTGAACTATGCACTGAGAGGTAAGTTAAGAATCTTTTGCGAATAATCAATTCAGCGAACTCTTCTCTAATTGTATCTTGGAATTTGCAGTAAATCTGACGATTGCCATTGTGGACATGGTCGTGCCCACTGCCTCAACAAACACAACTGCCAGTGGCAACAATACGCTGACGGGGAATCTCACggacaccagcagcaacatcaacgtcAACAACACATCCACTGATGGAGTGGAAGTGCTTGAGGAGCGCTTCAACTGGGATGAATACCAGACCAACTTTGTCCTGGGTTCGTTCTTCTGGGGCTATGTGCTCACCGAGTTGCCTGGCGGTCGTCTCGCTGAATTGATTGGCGGAGTTCGCGTCTTTGGACATTCCATGTTGTGGGCCAGTTTGCTGACATTGGTGACGCCGCTGGCGGCGCATCTCAACTATGTTGCATTGATTGTGGTCCGTGTGGCACTTGGCTTCATGTTGGGCGCCACCTGGCCAGCCATTCATCCCGTTGCCGCTGTCTGGATTCCACCAATGGATCGCTCCAAGTTCATGTCCAACATGATGGGTAAGTAAATGAGTTCATTTCCACTTTGTAcagcaattaataatttgatttcgCTTGCAGCTTCTTCGCTGGGTGCTGCCATCACAATGCCTGTTTGTGGCTATCTCATCTCGGTTGCCGGCTGGGCTAGTGTCTTCTATTTGACCGGTGGCATTGGACTGTTGTGGTCGCTGTGCTGGTTCTCGTTTGTCTATGAAACTCCAGCCACCCATCCACGCATTTCCGCCGAGGAGCGTCGCGAAATTGAGGAAGCCATTGGCACATCCACATCCAAGAAGCGACCCAGCTATGTGCCTTGGTCTGACCTACTCTGTTCGCCTGCCGTTTGGGCCATCATCGTCACACACGGTCTGTCGGTGTTTGGCTTCTTCACGGTCATCAATCAGCTGCCCACGTTCATGTCCAAGATGCTGCACTTTGACATCAAGAAGGTGAGTTCAACGAATCATCTATTCagttgaaatatttctaaCTAACTGCTTTGTGCACTCTACAGAATGGTTTGTTCTCGTCGTTGCCTTATCTGGGCAAGTATGTGATGGCTGTAGCTTCCTCCTATCTGGCCGATCATCTGCGTCACAAGGGCACTCTGAGCACCACAGCAACCCGCAAACTCTTCACCAGTTTCGGTAAGTTAACTTGATCGATGATGCCCTTGAAACACTTTTAATTACTGATGCACTTTTATAGCTTTGGTTACCCCTGGTCTGCTGATGACTGCTCAAGTCTTTCTGGGCATGGATCCCACCTGGTCGGTGACGCTCTTTACGCTGGCCTTGTTCGCACATGGCGCTGTCACTGCCGGCTATCTGGGCAATGGTCTGGACATTGCACCCAACTTCAGTGGCACCATCTTTGGCATGGCCAATTCGCTGTCCTCGTTTGGCGGCTTCTTGTCCACCTGGATGGTCGGTGTCTTGACCTTCCACAACGTAAGTGCCGAGCTCTAAGCATCCTTCAGAAAttgtattacaaaatttattttcttgccACACAGCAAACGTTCCATCAATGGCAGATTGTCTTCTCGATTCTGGCGGCCACCTACATATCGGCTGCCGTTGTCTTCGTGGTTCTTGGCACCGGTGAACTGCAGTCGTGGAACAATCCGCCAGAGCGCAAGAAGATCGGCGATGTCGCACAGGAAGAGGGCATGCCTCTCAAGACTGAGAAGTAATTTTGGCGTTCATTGCGGAAGTTTCAAAACtcaattcaatattaattgaCAACAGACAAAAAACCCACCACATCCGCACAAGTTATATTAGTTTCTATTGCAcattttgagatttttttttaaagtaccGGCTCTAACTCTgatactttaaataatatttccatttcattcgTGAAaacttgcaacacacacacacacatgcatacacataatAGAAGACATTAGTTTTAGTAAAAGTTGTAAAGTTTCTACATCTGTATACCTACTAATGATGAACGACTATTTAGCCTCGGATAagtaatatttactttatgaaTGCTTAATTATAAAAGTGTGGCCATGTAGCAAGTTATTTTATGCTATCGAGAGCCGCCTCTAcagtttatataatattaataattttatgtatatagcTTAGTAGATTGATTATGTCTCTATGTCCATGAAGTGCACagaaatcgaatcgaatgtTAATGTttgtacaaaatgaaaagggaTAGATTTTTGTGCACGAAATGTTCTGTTTAATTAAGTAGACTCTTAATACATCCCTATGTACTCGTATtagctaaatatataaatgcataGCTTAGTTAAGTATAATAACACTTGTATACttcattatttatgcaatttatttatagattctTTTCTAAATTCATAATAAAGTTTAACACtgacaagaaaaaaatatttgaatcttGTGGCATCGATTTTTTTACTTGCAGCGAGCTTTCGATATATCGCTGGAATATGCTCACGCCAAATATTATCGATAAGCGTGAACGCGTCGCAGCTTTTGAATTTTTCTCAAAGCTTTCAAACGCAAGTAACAATCGTAAATTCTTTACGCTTAACGtcttttagcattttttaatttggctttaaatactaaattggtTGTTCCAAAAAATGCAAGCATGCGCGAAAggaattgtaattgtaattttaatgtaatgtatttgcaatcaataattaaataataaaaatatcttgtactctaattttttgttctcttcggtttctttttaaatttgatttgcggaCAAAAGCTCAATGCTACAAATGCCTGCTTCTTGATCAAGCTACACAACTGCGAATGACAGGGTCACTAGTGACGTCATAATTTGTATACgattctctctcgctctcttggTTCTTTGATGGTCGCTCAGCTGGTTTGACGgcccctctctctttctcacccACACTACTGCCATTTGCCGCCTCTTGTTTTGTCGTTTTGAACAACAATCATCATCTACATATCAGACCACAAATTCAAgccgaccgaaaagcaaaTCATCGCAAGCCGATAGCAAAAATTAACAACGATGAAGGGATGACGTGCCtctaaaaaaaccaaaactaaaACCAGCGACTATTAAAACATGTAAGTTTGATGGGGGAGAGCCGGGAAAGTTTGTGTAGTAAAATGTAATAGAAAGCCACGCTGTCTGTATTGTTGTTTGAGTGTCGTGTGTGGGTGCAGCAAGCAGCGCAGCAAAGCGCCAAAGCGCGTCGCGACTTGACATTGAAAAGTTAATTGCATTAGGCGTCTACATAAATGTTTATTGGGTTGCCATTTATGCAAGCCacgcacaaacaacaaacacaagcgacagagagacagagagtcgGGAGAGAAAAGCAGCACGCCAGCATCCCAGGTCTAAAGCGTTGTGGATTTTGTAGTTGGCGTAAAAGCGcttacaacagcaacaatttcacacgcacacatgcaaatACATCAATACGTGTACGTGTGCACGAGTGTGTATGGCACGTTCTCTCATTgcctgtgtgtttgtgagcgCAGTGTGTCTCTCTATCGCTTGCGCTTGTTTTGTCAATTCTCCAAAAACGCGTCGCGTGCtccaacaacaaacaccaCCCCAACCTGCGCCTGCCGCCTGTCGccgctgctactgctgctgccgacgtcgttgtcgtcgctgcCGTCGTCCACTGCTGGTGAATTGTAGTACAAAGCAGCAGCCCCATTCATCGTTCGACACtcactgctgctgttttgttgcCCAGAGTCCGGATCATATAGTTTTTGATTCCCATTTTGCTCTGGCGTCACACAAGAGGATTCCGTTCATTTTGTTGATTTCCCCCCTCTCACCACCTCACCATCACACTCGGCAGCAGCAaggaaaaacaagaaacaacacGGTAGCTCAATGTTCGCGTtcacattttgcataattgtttaaaaaaggaaaattgtGACTCCAAGTAAGTTGTAAAATTATGATACATTGTTCAAAACGATTTTCGCGTGCAGCAcgcattcaaatgcaaaagtgtatgtgtgtgtgtgtgtgtatgtgtgcagttgcaaaacgaaaaaaaattgtaaaagaaatCCTTGCGAAGTTGCAAGCCAAAGTGCTAAATTTAGACCTGAAACCAACAAGGCTGCAGCACGCAGTCGctgcttgtgctgctgcttcttcctTCTGCTGGCCCCCCCCACAGCCAAAACACCCACACCACAAACTGTATgcataagcacacacatacaaagaaatatacttacacgtatgtatgtatgtacatacttcAGTTGCTGGCGCTCTCGCTTACTCTCTGCGTGAGGCTCTGTGCAAATGCACTTATGCATGtgcctatgtgtgtgtatgtgtagtaTGAATGGAACAAAAGTACTTAGCGCTGCCAACAGCGACGCAACTACAACAGCTACATCAATGCGGAATCGATAGTCAGACGACGTCAACGTGGACGACGCTGTGGAGGAGAAGAGAGCgacagcgaaagagaaagagagaggaggtCTGCTCCGGATAAAACAACGCTGCAAAGTCGTTTACGTTTTACTGTCGTCGTGTTCTCCCCGTTCTTCTGTGTACGTGTGAGTGGATGTGTATGTTTGTGCTTGTGGGGCACGTAGTTGTCGTCGTAGTATTTTCCGCgtaaattgaaagcaaattgAATGTGATTGAAACTGGCAGCAATActttcaaattgcattcaattttgcacacacaaaccAGACAAACTTGCTAACCATATTTCGAGACATATCTCTGTTTTCTATGTCAATTTTCCACACATTTTTCtgaattcatttttcatatcAATAACGCAACGACTTTCGCAcgctttggtattttttcttctttttttgttgcattgctTGCACTGCTGGTTGTCGGCGTCCATTActagcgctgctgctgctcgtgctgcttcttctgccCATACAAAATACTATGTACTACGACGCAGGCAGCACGCTGCATTTCTACCGAAAAATCCCGAAGCCTCGTCGAAGGCACACGAATCATCGGCACGAGTTGTGCGCGCATGTTTGGCCCCTAGTCTACTGTACCCTCCCCTCACCAACATGCCGCCCTTCGCGCGCCCACTATTCACACACAGTCCAGACCAGCCCAGCCAGTCAGTCAACCAGTGCAAAAAgctcccacacacatacacgcatgCACACACGTACAGAAACTGCAAGTGagagaacagcaacaacaacaacaacagtagacAGCAGAAGCAGTAGTCGCAGAGCTCCAGCGCCAGCGCAGAGATTTTTTGGCCATAATTTTTCAGTTTGAGCGCAGCGCTAGCCGGTGACGGGTGATGATAGTAATACGTACATAGTAGTAATAAGTCGGCGAGCCGAAAAGTCtgccacacacagagagcaagTAAAGCATTGCAGTGCAGCCCCCAAGTGCAATTGCAGttttgcaaaaagtttttcgTGATTAAACCGGGTTATAAGATACATAGACATAcggcaaatattaaaaacatttactactctatgcaaaaaaa comes from the Drosophila sulfurigaster albostrigata strain 15112-1811.04 chromosome 2L, ASM2355843v2, whole genome shotgun sequence genome and includes:
- the LOC133835292 gene encoding sialin; translated protein: MSNTEKRGLHRVRNMLSCRQVLNLLTMLGFMLNYALRVNLTIAIVDMVVPTASTNTTASGNNTLTGNLTDTSSNINVNNTSTDGVEVLEERFNWDEYQTNFVLGSFFWGYVLTELPGGRLAELIGGVRVFGHSMLWASLLTLVTPLAAHLNYVALIVVRVALGFMLGATWPAIHPVAAVWIPPMDRSKFMSNMMASSLGAAITMPVCGYLISVAGWASVFYLTGGIGLLWSLCWFSFVYETPATHPRISAEERREIEEAIGTSTSKKRPSYVPWSDLLCSPAVWAIIVTHGLSVFGFFTVINQLPTFMSKMLHFDIKKNGLFSSLPYLGKYVMAVASSYLADHLRHKGTLSTTATRKLFTSFALVTPGLLMTAQVFLGMDPTWSVTLFTLALFAHGAVTAGYLGNGLDIAPNFSGTIFGMANSLSSFGGFLSTWMVGVLTFHNQTFHQWQIVFSILAATYISAAVVFVVLGTGELQSWNNPPERKKIGDVAQEEGMPLKTEK